CAAGTGATTATATTTGATACTTCTGCACTGAAGCTGCTAAGATGCTGAGTTTGTGGCAATAAATGTTCAAGATCAGCTTTTTAAAATAGAACTgagtaaaaacagaaagacattACATACAAGGTCACATAAAGAGGAAACATGACTTCAcatttatttactgtgtgtgtgtgtgtgtgtgtgtgtgtgtgtgtgtgtgcatggggaGATACAGAAGTATGTTTTAGGATTTCAGAATTCAAAGAGTATTTTCTCATTACACAGCAGGTTTAATCCATCCCACTCTTAAAGGATAAATCTGATGATATTCTACGTTTTTCAACAAATCTCAAATTCAGACTCAAACCAATTACAGAATATCTCAAACTGATCagataattaaaaataaatacaacactTCTTCAGTCCAgattttaaagttaaaaaaataaataaataatatacaaCACAGATGTCTTCTGATGccaacatacagtatgcatcttattttttatttattttcttttaaatgcatttcttGTTTGATTGAATTTGTCCAGGAAGCTTCATCAGTCAATGAAACTAATCATGATGAAACTGATGATGGTGATTAATCAGGCTGTGAGCAGAGACACTGGGAGGTCAAACCCGGATGGTGTAGGAGTCAGAGTGGGTGACGTATCGTACCCAGCGCTGCGACGGGCCGGGCTGGATGGGCGACAGGCGGAGGAAGCGGATCTGCAGCCCCGTGACGGTGAGCTTGGGCAGCTCGAAGCTCAGGCCGACCGGACCGACCTCCAACATGGAGGCCGAGCTGAGGCCGGGGACCTCCAGCTGAAAGCAGGAgcacacaggaggaggtgggggatTACATCCCAGAAAGCAAGAATTATAAGTTTGTGTTGACTTTACTCACAACTGACTGGTGCTGTACAGAGAAGACTCTGCTTCCCAACATGCTCCATCATGATTAACATTAACAAGacagctgcatgtttttgtttccgGCCAAACTCACACAGCGAGCCGTGTTTGTGAGGCTGAAGCACAAATGAAAACCACTCAAACACGAATGACGTTTAAACCACATTTCATcacaatccatccaacagttgagGACacgtttcagtctggaccaaagtggtggacagactgactgaccgCTGCTAGCTTAGCTAAATATGTTCTacttgttttggtgtgtgtgtgtgtgtgtgtggtcaccttgaacagagcagacagttGTGTTCCTCCAGGGAAACGAGGGATCTGCCAGTCGAcggctctgctctgcagcttcagctcgGCGCTCTGATCCGGACTGCTGAGCTCCTGCGACAAACTGAagccacatcacacacacacctcagttcacctgcttcatttctccacatAACACCACCACAGTGAAACTTCATGTTCATCAGCAACGTTAGGAACTACAGGTGAGCCctgaggaggtcagaggtcactgaggCTCAGGTGGTGCAGAGGTGATGTGGAGGTGAAGCAGGGAGGCAGAAAAGCTTTCAGAGGTGATTTGATAGATAATCCAAGAGCTTTCAGATGACGTAACTTCATCATTTTCCAGCACATCGCTCCCATCCACATcaaaaatgagctgcagagaggttTTCAGTCAGGACTGGatgctgtgttcatgtgcatcATGAAGTTCGGTACGCAGGGTCATCGGACAAAATGAACACTGTATTTCTGTTAATCTCACGATGAACTCGACAAAAGTTAAAACAGTTGCTCCCGTGATAACTTTGTAGTGTTGTGTAATCCCGTCTCTGAGCATCACAAACCTGTTCTTCAattactcaaactggacttcctggattgTATTTCATGAAGCACCACACCAGCAATGTTataacagagacacacagatacacacatggGTTAAATCTGGCCTTCCAACAAAATATCTGCCCTCGAATATGATTCTTCATAAATCTACAATGTAAACACAAAGCTCATGTAAGTCCCCCCAAAATGATCAAGTGATTAGTTCTGTTTTCGTTTTACACCACGTCCCCACTCTTCTGGAATCTGGTTGTACAACAAGTTGAAATTAAACTGGAAGCACAATCATGTGTAAAACTAAAGCTCCAttcagacggtgtgtgtgtctgtagtggAGGTGGGAGGTGACTTTCACGAGTCATTTTAATCCTGTCCGGAGCTCTTATGTGGGTCATTTTTCACCCCAGTAGTAATTACAGACACAATGAGCTCCTGTTCCCCCGCTCCACCTGCCATTTAAATCCAATCCTCGTATAttaaagtggatttttttttctgtttgtccttcTGCTGTATCTATTTTCTAACCCGCTCAGTGTGAAAATTAACATTTgtatgaatggatggatgatggatggtgACTGAGGAGGATGAGGCTCTGTCTGTCAAGTTAAGTCAGTCTCTACCTGCGGTGGATCATCTTAAATGCTGACATACTGTAGTCAAACATACAGTCACTAATGTACTGTACTAATGATGGGTGTAATGACGCATCTTCTTTATCTTCTTTATGGGATTACTGTTTAAAAAGGCCTGGAGTCTAAAGGTTGAACTGCCTCACGGCCTCACTGAGTGGCTCACTTTGTCATTTCAGATTAATAACCTCTGACGAACGTTTTGGAAAAGCAGCTTTTGGGTTCAGGTTTTTAAAttcagttaattaattaatgtggTTGTACTCTAACTTAGATCTGGAATTAGTCTTCTGCTGCTACAGTATGACAGCTACAGCACCTGCGCTGCCGACCCATCATTGATTTACATTTCCATAACTTTAAATAACAAATTAGGAGACCTTCCATCCGTGATGGTTCCTACTTTGTTAATGTTATTTGCCATTTAAAAACAATGCTCCAAACCACAGACCCAGTTTCCTCACGCAGACGAGGAAATCTGGTGACTTCCTCTGTCTGGACTGAACTTTGCtcagtgtgttcacagagtCAACTgggtcacaaacaaacaacaacgacaacaaagGAGTCATATTCAAATCCAACCTAAACAGACTGTGAGAGCGCGTCGGGCTGCAGCTGGAAGCTTTCTTTCATACCCACTGATTTCCATAACAAACATCAGTTTTGGGAGAACACCTACATTTGAATGGGAGCGTCTCACCTCACAGAGCCTTTAGGAACAGGGATGGTGGCGCAGACGTTGATGGCAGCGCTGtgaaaacaatgacatcattgtcatcatcatcatctactAATCCTCAATATGTTTATTATCTCTACCAGTCGTAAGCCAGGAGGGGATCATGccactgattgtgtgtgtgtgtgtgtgtgtgtgtgtgtgtgtgtgtgtgtgtgtgtgtgtgtgtgtgtgtagggtttAATCCCAGGAGAcagtaaaacttttttttccgCATTGAGAGTACACTAGAAtatatttctgcatttctttccttccttaaAACATGTgcaacctctgtgtgtgtgccccagTGGAACAAACCCAAAGTTTATTgtaattaacacacacattaacagccATAATCTCCCAAAGAATCCATGTGAACGCTCACACTGAGAGTCATGCTTTCTAACTTTGAGTGATCGTTGACTTTATCACTACAGTATAGTCTAACATGGCCTGGCAGTTAGAGGGAGCAGCCTCTGAACGCTAACAGAATATATAATCTGTCtcaaatatcacttccatgaagCTGCTCTCATCTGACAGATCACGTTTTTCTCACAACTATCACAAATTTTGAGCTGCATGCAACTTTATATTATATTCATCCTAAGGCTGACCAACAGAAATGGCGTCATTTTGCCTTAATAATTACTGATATCACTACATGAAGCCAAAGctacttgtgtacttttactgctggtACTTTAACTTTAAAACCTTTATTCTTTAAAACAAGCTGCTCTGTAAAAAGATATACTTCagccattcttcttcttctgttgtatttctgGCAGAATAACTGCTCAAGGCATGTTTGTCTGTTATTTCCAACAGAACTCAGGACCTGAATTATTTCACCACACCTGCACCAACCTGTGTTTGATCTAAGAACATTTCTGCggggaaaatgttttctgaagcCTTTACAGTTGGATAGTGGAGGGATTGATGTTTTTACAGCTTGTCAAGATATTTTCATGCACTGGATGAAATAAAAACTGACCTCTTTGGTGGCAGATCACAGCGGAGCTTCAGGTacatcagcagcctgcagaggaaaaacatcagctgtgagCTTTTCACCTTTTCTGACCTCCATTTcagtttaaaacaaaacatctaCATCTCTAAGGCACGATCAgagcaaggacacacacaggattcagatccttcactgaTGTACAAGTACTGTAGAAATACACCATTACAAGTAAATTCTATTAATGGATTATTGTTACTGATGAATTCATGTGAAagttgtattttaatgttgccGTGGCTGCTTGTATAGAAACTATGTATTTTGTTAATAGTAAattcatatcacacacacatcagtgtatCCACCGGGGAAATGTCACCACATACATTAGCCCCAGtactttactgaagtacagtttGAAGGTACTTTAAGGTATTCACTAATTAACCAGTTAAATCCCGTtagtttaatctgcacaaaatgtgtaaaaatgaggCGTTATTTGTCGACCTTTTTCTTGGTCAGGACCAGGAGTCTCCACTGGTTGGCTGGCAGAAATAATAACCccatcaaaatgctgctgctttgaactgagccaggctagcagtttccctctgtttctagtctttgtgctaagctaagctaattggcttctatctgtagctttaaatatatttaaaggaCAGATATGACAGTGGTATCAACCTTCTCATCTCAGCTTTGCATGAAAGTGAGTACAGGAAGTGTTTTTCCCAAAACGTCAAACTATTGATagaactacaaaaataagacccaGGTTGTAATAAACTGACGTTAAATGATGTGTTAAGGAGGTGTGAAGCTGTCATGTTTCCTGTCAAGCAGGTTTCTCACTCTGAGACATTTAAATATCAGTTTTAAAATAGCTCTCTTCAAATCACTCAAAAAAATCTGATGTCCACTTGTTCTAAATGCTGAGACATCTTCACCTCACATCAGCTGTGCTTGGCCAGTTgtgcaaaagcagaaaaacacacagaaaggaaGAGAATGTGGACAACAGCTATCAATATACTGGACTGTGGGAACTGTGGGAACTGTGGGAACTGTGGGAACTGTGGGAACTGTGGGACTGGACAGGACGGGACTGAGGGACTCTAACCTTCCTCCGCTGTCTCTCTCGATGGTTGGGAAGAGACGgaaaggaggagctgagggCAGATCATCGCTCAGCTGGTACTGCATCACTGTTTGCTGCAACAGGAggaagaacaagagagagattacagagatgaagaggaggaagaaaaccaCTGATGCGTGAGCAGATAAATGTTTCAGAGAGAGACGGATGAAGAGCTAAACAGatagaggaaaaaataaacatcctcACTTTCTGGGTCTAAATTTGCTACCAAGGGCGACTGTGCATTTGCTGTCATGGCACCTCAGCTGTAGACTAACCTGTGAGGAAACCAACACAGACTCAGATGTAATACTTTCATATTCattattgtatttattcatcTGGTTTTACTTTTTCCTGGACACTTTTGTTGCCGTTTTCTTAAAGCAGCAGAAGCTCGTGTCTTAATCCCACCTACAAAGCTCTGATAGGCCGTCCATGAGCACAACACTGATCGCTCAACGAATCAAAGAAGTGGGCGCCGACATAAAACCAGGCTGTGACAGCCTAGTCGTTTTGTATTTAGTCACACGGAGAGATCATTGTGTTCCACTGTGAGCTGTTTGCCTTGTTGTCATATCACTCTGACTGATTAATGTGACAACAAACTGGCAACGAGGGAGTATAACCAGGCCGTCATCCCTCTCaggacaataaagttttattgagTTGATGACCTGACATGAACCatgaacaaaacacactgtCTCCTTCTGCTCAGGAGTTCAGGAGCGCTGctgtcagaaaacaaacataaaaacaaccaaacacagGAGATCTGGTGTTAAAAAGTTTGCTGTTCAAGTTCTGAGCCATATCTCAGATGTCGGAGTGTCCCTGAACACACCAACAAGGAGAGCTGTTTGCCTACACTGCGACAAAATAACTTTATAGGACACTAATTGTTCACTATGATGGATGATGTCTCTACGTTAAGTGTTACAAGTCCATTTtcacacaaataaaatgcaacaaatgacTAATAGGAAGGAGGGTAAAAGGTCTAAACCGGATGGTATTATGTTTATTTGTCCAAGTGATTTATAATtaatgaggtgaaacatttaaaacatgcattATGCTCTTTTAAAGCAGGAATCTGAGCAAGAggctctgcagcaggaaaacTAATTATTTAGTTACATCAGCTGTTTACTGGTGAGTATTTTGTTTTATAAGATTTGGGACTTTGGACACCTCAGGGTCATTCACACTCAGTTTATCAGAGATATAACCAgataaaactaatgcagtccaATATAACAGCCCTACAGTCCGTCTCCTTCACGAAGGTTatgatgttcagtttgtgttgaaaCTCTTTCAGAGACGTGATGAGTCAACTTTGATAGATTAAATCCAGATGTTTGTCACAGCGTGGAGATTAGTGGAGGTGGCTCAGTCTTACTGGACTCTAACTGGATTTCTGGCAGCATCACAACACATTACTTTAACTTTTAAATTATAATAATGTAATTTACACAGCAGTCCAAACCAATAAACATAAAGTCAAAGACATAGTGAGCAGAGTATAGAGTGTGCACACCTCTCCCTGGCTGGGACAGAGTCGGAGGATCCGGTGGCTGTCGAACTCGTCCAGTCGGACCGCCTGGTGGAAGCTGCATTCATCAACACGAACAGCAGCCCCGTAACCTGAAGAcgcaaaaacacagcagctcaggcACTGATCCAAAACCTGAAACAGCACGAAACCTCACCCTGCGGTGACTAACCAGACACGTTTCACATTAGCGAAAGCTAAATCGCTGATTTTAGTGTTTACTGTCGGCCCAGCTTCTTGTTTAAAATCCACACTTTTTTGACCATTTCCATCACAACctgtcaataaaaacagactcCAGAACAGAAGCAGAGTGAAAGTCTAACATGACTGCTATATAAGAATCAGAGCAACATAcaacagattttaaaaataaaccagTTATAAAGGTAATAAAAGCATCATCCACTGTCATGGTCAGGAGTCCACAGAGTACGTGCAGGTCTCAGAAAGCCAAGCGTAATAGACTTTTAAATTCACCCTGAAATAAGGTCATGAAACACCAAAATAAAGACACGAAGCGACTGTTTGTCGCCCATTTGACAACTGccatgaaaaacaacaggagGAAATTAAATACTGGAGGAAATGAAGTCCACCTGTTTTTAATAAAGCTGGCGagatcttaaaaaaaaactaataatcagtgtttgttttactttctgACTCCGTTTTTGTTTAATAcatctggatgaaaagtcaACTCAAACCAGGTCACAGCTTTAAGCTTCTGGTCCTGGTGGGAAACTGTAACGCCCCTGCTTTGACCTCTGCTGCAACCAatgaattattttcatcatggaAATATTCACACTCATTACTCAGCACCAAATCTAATGTTTGGATGTGTGAACCCAGCAGCATGTAACTGCTGCATAGGATAATGTACATGTAATGTCCCAGGAGATCTGCAATAGCAGAAATTAAGGATATATTCACACAGCCTCATGAGTACAAACATAATATATAGatataaacaaacagaacagaaatgaaGCACCAGTTCATTTAGTTCAAACAATGATTTAGTTCATAAATAAACAGTGTGTAatcctgcagcacacacactgttcacgGTTTCTGTGTGGAAGAAGCTGGAGGTTCAGCGAACGTTACACAGCCAGGGCGCTTTGAATATTGAATGAACTTTATTTCAGCTTTTGGATGCATTTGGTGACAAGTCATTACAAATACGTGgctgaaatattgaaaaataacctaaaaatatcacattttggTGCGTggataaaatgtaaatgtaacaGACTTCATGAATAAACatacataacataacataacataacatacatGAAGCATGTGACTTTAGTGGATGGAGGCAGGAAGTCTGATCTAaatctgactctgtgtgtgtgtgtgtgtgtgtgtgtgtgtgtgtgtgtgtgtgtgtgtgtgtgtgtgtgtgtgtgtgtgtgtgtgtgtgtgtgtgtgtgtgtgtgttcacctctgATCTGGGACTTGCCGATGCTGAATTCTTCATTCAGACCGATTCGCATTTCTGTTAAAGAAGGACAGCATGTTAGATTCCAGACACATCTGTAAAATGTGACTGAATTCAGACACTCAGATAAGATGCTGAGTACCACATGTTGTGCACTTTGCTGTAAATAGGAGGTCCGAGACTCTCTGACTGGATGTTTCCAACAGCATTTTTCTCCCAAAGTCATTATAGAGAGTCTTACTCATTCTTTCAGCTCACTAGCGCCCCCCAGTGTCGACCCCTTTtgagctgaaactcacctgAGCAGCTCGGCATGTAGCATTTAACTCTGATCTCTCCCTCGACGTCGGCCTTCATCAGAACTCCCTGCAGcacaaatcatcatcatcacccagCAGATAGAATCCAGGTCACTGAGTTTAAACGGGTTtaaacagcaggacagtgtaaaaacactgaagacattttaatgctttaaaGGAGCGTAGATTTGCATGAtgtctcagacagacagctgctgctgctgtcatgctgATGTTACTCACGTTGGAGCCGATGACGACCGATAACCTCTCAATCACATCCACAAATATCTCACTCTTCCCtccctgcaaaaacacacacacgtatggaAACTGTGAggtctgtttgatttgtttccAGGAAGTCTACAGTCGAGCTGGGACCCGACTATACTCTGGAACACGTCATTCATAGTCAGGCTGAGATTTCCAGTTCCAAgtgctttgttgtttcttctttgctttaaaTTAATGGGATCATTATGTCCTGTttgctcttctctctgttttacaaATGTGTAGACTAATGTCCGAAATGCCATAATGATTACATTTTTCCACAGATTAGAAACAAACAATATTCTTGAACATAATCCTGCAACTTCTCCATTTTCTGCATTAAATTCCACGTAGTTTGACGGCCTTAAACAGCTTCTGTCTCTGGtttattcatgttcatgtgcGTGTTTCTAAAAGACAAAATTATACTCCTGGAAAATTACCCACGACTAACTCACTAACTCACAGACTTCCTCACAGACTTGACAGACTTCCCCGTCTGAAACATGCAGACATGTTTCCTGAGCAATCAGAACTCTTGTGCTGTTCTTTAAAAAGTAAAGTCAGTTGgaaaataaagatttaaagGACCAGCGTGTTGGATTCGGGGCAATCTATTGGCAGAAACGGAACATAATATTcatcattatgttttcattagtgtataatcacctgaaaataagaatggttgttttttgttacctCAGAATAAGCTTTTTATATAAGATTAGATCCTCTTCCACAGATGTTGAACtgtcatgtttctacagtagcccagaacagacaaaccaaataCTGGCTCCAGGGAGCACCTGTCACGTCTTCAGCAGCCACCGTAGGCTCTTCAATCCTGCACACTGCACCTTTGACTGTATGACAGCGGTGAGTTTTCCACTCctctgtctgtactgtgtgtCACAGACTTATCACACTTAGCTTCAGGGCTACAGGTGTAATATCTCGtacctgctctctgctggactgGATGGGTCTAGTGGCTGCAGAACTTGGAGCCACTTTACTCTGTTGTGTCTCCGCTCCAAACTGCagcaagacaagacaagacaagacagttCATGGAGTCATGCTGTAGGTTGACACTGAAACTCCTGAATGCTGGAAttgcaacacaaacagaaatagaagGAAAAGAGTTTCCTTCTCATGAAGCcagaaaaaaactacaaatgtaatttatttcagatgtttctcaTCAGGGAGATGAAATTGTTGTGCTTCAAGAGTCCGGCCAATCAAACatcagtgacctttgacctctagTCTAATGGCGTAAGGTGTTGTTGGCATTAACGTACCAAGCCGACGTTACTGAGGTCAAACAGGCTGAATGGTCTGGAGGAGACAGCTTCAGTCTGGATGAAGTTCTTCAGAACGTCAGAGGACGTCGTCTGGATGTAACCGTAGtcctgacaggcagacagacggacagacggacaggcagacagacagacggacagacagacagagggagggagggagagttaTTTTCTGGTTTATAACATTATTCCCTCTCAACTTTCATGCGTATAAAAAACCACTTACAAACTATAGTGCAGCTGTTAAATCTCCCTTAGAGATTCTGCATCTCTGCATCATTACCTGCATTTCAAATTTCACCAATATATCAAATCACAACTGTAAGAAAACTGAAACGCACCACCATAATTCCGCTTGATGGTTtggtaaaacaaaaacatgaccctcTCTGCGAAGGATCGTCCCTCGTGCTGAAAGTTGCAGTTTGACGCTTCATTAACAAAAATCAGGGTCTTTACTCATCACTTCAGTTCACTTTCAGCACGAATCTGAGGTGTTTCATAAATACAAGCACAGATGGTGGTCCAGGGCTGCATATTTAGCCCCAACCTAGCTTGCAAGGAGGAGCCCTCAAGGGGAAGGAGACTCACCACGACCTCATCCAGTAGCTCGTAGATGAGGGCAAAGTTCATCTGCACCGACTTCTCTGACAGGCTGCCACAGTAATCTTTAACCAGAGCTGTTAacctgagaacacacacacacacacacacacacacacacacacacacacacacacacacacacacacacacacacacacacacacacacacacacacacacacacacacacacacacacacactctttcacagACATCTGAACTAGTACATCCTCACTGTTCACCAGCTGCACTGCAGGCAGATTAAAATGCATTATCAAATCACTGTATTCGACCCAAATCCTTTTGAATCCCTTGTTTGGTCTTTTGGGGAAATATTTAAAAGCAAAGCCAATAACTTCTCAAAAATCcttatttcatatttctgaaaTCAAAAGCTAATTATTTTCACTGATTGCTCGACCTTCTAAGCCTTAAACCTCGTGTTGTctctttttaatgaaaatggttgtttactttcatttaaatgtttgttttccagttttcttaCAGCCTCCAATAGGTCATGTGGTCAATACTGTTATTAGAGActttgtgtaaaaaaacaaacaaacaaatacctGTTGAGGAACTCGATGATGGTGAAGGGGGAGGCGTCAGCTGTAGTCGTGGCAACCCAGTACAGGCCTCCCTG
This region of Chaetodon trifascialis isolate fChaTrf1 chromosome 16, fChaTrf1.hap1, whole genome shotgun sequence genomic DNA includes:
- the ap4m1 gene encoding AP-4 complex subunit mu-1, yielding MISQVFILSSKGDHLIYKDFRGEAGSDVVSIFYEKVTALTGDQPPVVMSHKDLHFVHVRQGGLYWVATTTADASPFTIIEFLNRLTALVKDYCGSLSEKSVQMNFALIYELLDEVVDYGYIQTTSSDVLKNFIQTEAVSSRPFSLFDLSNVGLFGAETQQSKVAPSSAATRPIQSSREQGGKSEIFVDVIERLSVVIGSNGVLMKADVEGEIRVKCYMPSCSEMRIGLNEEFSIGKSQIRGYGAAVRVDECSFHQAVRLDEFDSHRILRLCPSQGEQTVMQYQLSDDLPSAPPFRLFPTIERDSGGRLLMYLKLRCDLPPKSAAINVCATIPVPKGSVSLSQELSSPDQSAELKLQSRAVDWQIPRFPGGTQLSALFKLEVPGLSSASMLEVGPVGLSFELPKLTVTGLQIRFLRLSPIQPGPSQRWVRYVTHSDSYTIRV